One stretch of Methanobacterium aggregans DNA includes these proteins:
- the rplJ gene encoding 50S ribosomal protein L16 gives MVRAYTRKDYIRKIPGSRIVQYDMGNLSGEFPLKVTLEVKEPAQLSHNALEAARIASNRYMQRKSGRMGYHLKIRVYPHHIVRENPMATGAGADRVQDGMRKAFGKAVSSVAVVKADQKVLTIRTNKKNFKDAKEALKRAAMKFPVTCRIVVDEGAELVK, from the coding sequence ATGGTTAGAGCATATACTAGAAAAGATTATATAAGGAAAATTCCGGGTTCAAGGATAGTTCAGTACGATATGGGAAACCTCTCCGGCGAATTTCCTTTAAAAGTGACTCTTGAAGTCAAAGAGCCAGCACAATTATCTCACAATGCACTTGAAGCAGCAAGGATTGCTTCAAACAGATACATGCAGAGAAAATCAGGTAGGATGGGCTACCACCTTAAGATAAGAGTGTACCCACATCACATAGTAAGGGAAAACCCAATGGCAACAGGTGCAGGAGCAGACAGGGTTCAGGACGGCATGAGAAAAGCCTTTGGAAAAGCAGTCAGTTCCGTAGCAGTAGTGAAAGCTGACCAGAAGGTCCTAACAATACGTACGAACAAGAAAAACTTCAAAGATGCAAAAGAAGCACTGAAAAGAGCTGCCATGAAATTCCCAGTTACATGCAGAATCGTGGTTGATGAAGGCGCAGAATTGGTTAAATAA
- a CDS encoding peptidylprolyl isomerase — MPVKNGEFVKLEYTGKVQETGDVFDTTDEKVAEEAGIFVENKSYGAIPIIVGAGHLLKGLDEELIDLEEGDEKTIDLTPEEAFGERDPKLVQLIPMKEFKKQGMKPEVGMVITAEGTSGKIRSVSGGRVTVDFNHELAGKSLQYHVKVSEIIAEDEAKIKSMIELHYPNPKIDLEKTEITIEDGVAKISMDEMAKFDNKPYMDITFARFRIARDVWENIETIEKVEFVDVFEKKAPEEETETEEIPEVLDKAEE; from the coding sequence ATGCCAGTGAAAAATGGAGAATTTGTAAAATTAGAGTACACCGGAAAGGTTCAGGAGACAGGTGACGTCTTTGACACAACCGATGAAAAGGTGGCAGAAGAAGCAGGAATATTTGTAGAAAATAAATCTTACGGTGCAATACCAATCATTGTAGGTGCAGGACACCTCTTAAAAGGGCTTGACGAGGAACTTATCGACCTGGAAGAGGGAGATGAGAAAACCATAGACCTAACTCCAGAAGAAGCATTTGGAGAAAGGGACCCAAAACTTGTACAGCTCATACCAATGAAGGAGTTCAAGAAACAGGGGATGAAACCTGAAGTTGGAATGGTGATCACAGCTGAAGGAACCTCCGGTAAAATAAGGAGCGTAAGCGGCGGTCGTGTAACGGTTGACTTCAACCACGAACTTGCAGGCAAAAGCCTCCAGTACCATGTTAAAGTGTCAGAGATCATAGCAGAAGATGAAGCCAAAATCAAAAGCATGATAGAACTCCACTACCCGAACCCAAAGATCGACTTAGAGAAAACAGAGATCACAATCGAAGATGGAGTTGCCAAAATATCCATGGATGAAATGGCAAAATTCGACAACAAACCCTACATGGACATAACTTTCGCCAGATTCAGAATAGCAAGGGATGTATGGGAAAACATCGAAACCATCGAGAAAGTTGAATTCGTAGATGTTTTCGAGAAAAAAGCTCCAGAAGAAGAAACTGAAACTGAAGAAATTCCTGAAGTTTTAGACAAAGCTGAAGAGTAA
- a CDS encoding ATP-binding protein produces MKIAVTGKGGVGKTTLSGTMACILSRTYKVFAIDADPDMNLASSLGIHSKITPISQMKELIKDRTGAEPGSSFGEVFKINPKISDLPESLSINYDPEGRLKLLVMGTVDKGGEGCVCPASVLLKAIMRNLILKKDEIVVLDMEAGVEHLGRRTAEAVDIMIIVVEPGLKSLETAERIKRLGGDIGIKNMACVINKASNPDEEDFVVEKLKEMNLEVIGSIPRDHTVVKADMEGKALVDYPESPALRSIEEIAENILNRSMKVDNV; encoded by the coding sequence ATGAAAATTGCAGTAACTGGAAAAGGAGGGGTTGGAAAAACAACCCTTTCGGGCACTATGGCATGTATATTGTCACGAACTTATAAAGTATTCGCTATCGATGCAGACCCGGATATGAACCTTGCATCCAGCCTTGGAATACACAGCAAAATAACCCCAATATCCCAGATGAAAGAACTTATAAAGGATAGAACCGGAGCAGAACCAGGATCATCCTTTGGAGAAGTTTTTAAGATAAATCCAAAGATATCAGATCTTCCAGAATCACTCTCAATAAACTACGACCCTGAAGGCAGATTGAAGCTTCTGGTGATGGGAACCGTTGATAAAGGAGGAGAAGGATGTGTATGTCCTGCATCTGTGCTTTTAAAGGCAATTATGCGCAATCTTATCCTCAAAAAGGATGAGATCGTTGTGCTGGATATGGAGGCAGGTGTGGAGCACCTGGGCAGGCGTACAGCTGAAGCCGTTGATATCATGATAATAGTTGTGGAACCCGGACTCAAGTCTCTTGAAACAGCAGAACGGATAAAAAGGCTTGGGGGAGACATAGGTATCAAAAATATGGCCTGCGTTATAAACAAAGCCTCAAATCCTGATGAAGAAGATTTTGTGGTTGAAAAACTTAAAGAAATGAATCTTGAAGTGATCGGAAGCATTCCACGAGATCATACTGTTGTTAAGGCAGATATGGAGGGCAAAGCACTTGTTGATTATCCTGAATCTCCTGCTTTAAGATCAATAGAGGAAATTGCAGAAAATATTTTAAATCGTTCAATGAAAGTAGATAATGTATAA
- the serS gene encoding serine--tRNA ligase: MKFTLKGEIVFSKEADEATEEIKSFIEDANNEIFRKGVPESQKDDASKIVEWNLSGNTLKVEIVSGRRGRAHDAILRVKKPLTQLLGRKYHIGVRKILVKDYKIEIPSQEPIEVGDMPYVLESEFKDGEMVVKFEELNEGDLRKHVVDRVLKHLETETASSTMDEDKPSDILTKQVTKIEPGTIVSKSPDQKFFFDGDPTEEAAKRGWVKKFPAKGQWFYGPEIVALQRALEEIILENIVYNLDFMECLFPKLIPLPVMHKMRYLEGLPEGMYYCSAPKRDPEIFEKFRNELVITKEVPIDLLKEGLKDPSYVIAPAQCEPFYEFLSHEVVDETELPIKFFDRSGWTYRWEGGGSKGLDRVHEFQRIELVWLGTPEQVDEIRDATVDISQKLADELELQWYTEVGDDPFYLEGRKVEERGIEFPDVPKYEMRLSVPGQDKGVAVVSANVHGTHFVEGFSIKEAHKHRVWTGCTGIGITRWVFGFLAQKGFDKENWPEAVRDRVESMKVPKILTWP; the protein is encoded by the coding sequence ATGAAATTTACATTAAAAGGAGAAATTGTATTCAGCAAAGAAGCAGATGAAGCCACAGAAGAGATTAAAAGTTTCATAGAAGATGCGAACAACGAAATATTCCGGAAGGGAGTTCCAGAATCCCAGAAAGATGATGCATCAAAGATAGTTGAGTGGAACCTGAGTGGAAACACCCTAAAAGTTGAAATCGTATCCGGAAGAAGAGGAAGGGCACACGATGCTATACTTCGTGTTAAAAAACCATTAACACAACTTTTAGGACGCAAATACCATATAGGTGTGCGTAAAATTCTTGTTAAAGATTATAAAATTGAAATACCATCCCAAGAACCAATAGAAGTTGGTGACATGCCCTACGTCCTTGAATCTGAGTTCAAGGATGGTGAGATGGTTGTGAAGTTTGAGGAGCTCAACGAAGGAGACCTCAGAAAACACGTGGTTGACAGGGTTTTGAAACACCTTGAAACTGAAACTGCATCATCCACCATGGATGAGGACAAACCTTCAGACATACTCACAAAACAGGTCACCAAGATAGAACCTGGAACCATAGTATCAAAGAGTCCTGATCAGAAGTTCTTCTTTGATGGTGACCCTACAGAGGAAGCTGCAAAACGTGGCTGGGTTAAGAAGTTCCCTGCAAAGGGCCAGTGGTTCTACGGCCCTGAGATCGTTGCACTGCAGCGTGCACTTGAGGAGATAATTCTTGAAAACATCGTTTACAACCTGGACTTCATGGAGTGTCTCTTCCCAAAACTCATACCTCTACCTGTGATGCATAAGATGCGCTACCTTGAAGGACTTCCAGAGGGAATGTACTACTGTTCAGCACCAAAAAGGGATCCTGAAATCTTTGAAAAATTCAGGAACGAACTGGTAATAACAAAGGAGGTTCCAATCGACCTTCTTAAAGAGGGGCTGAAGGATCCATCTTACGTTATAGCTCCAGCCCAGTGCGAACCATTCTACGAGTTCCTGAGCCATGAGGTTGTGGATGAAACAGAACTTCCAATAAAGTTCTTCGACAGAAGCGGCTGGACCTACAGATGGGAAGGCGGCGGTTCCAAGGGACTTGACCGTGTCCATGAATTCCAGAGAATAGAGCTCGTATGGCTTGGAACACCAGAACAGGTGGACGAGATAAGGGATGCAACAGTTGACATATCCCAGAAACTGGCAGATGAACTGGAACTCCAGTGGTACACAGAAGTTGGTGACGACCCATTCTACCTTGAAGGCAGGAAGGTTGAGGAACGTGGAATCGAATTCCCAGATGTCCCAAAATATGAGATGAGGCTCTCTGTACCTGGTCAGGATAAGGGTGTGGCTGTGGTTTCTGCAAACGTCCATGGAACCCACTTCGTTGAGGGTTTCTCAATTAAAGAAGCCCACAAACACAGAGTCTGGACCGGCTGTACAGGTATTGGAATAACCAGATGGGTTTTCGGTTTCCTTGCACAGAAAGGTTTCGATAAGGAGAACTGGCCTGAAGCTGTCAGGGATCGTGTTGAAAGCATGAAAGTGCCTAAGATATTGACCTGGCCTTGA
- a CDS encoding KEOPS complex subunit Pcc1 has product MDVKARIKFNYHKKEEAENAFKSLQPDNIGFIDSHVVKNSFICDLKSSSIGTLLATADDLLFCEMMVERMAEFAWVKPPSKSK; this is encoded by the coding sequence ATGGATGTGAAAGCCAGAATAAAATTCAACTACCACAAAAAAGAAGAAGCGGAAAACGCCTTTAAATCATTACAACCAGACAACATTGGTTTTATAGATTCTCATGTAGTTAAAAATAGTTTTATCTGTGATTTAAAAAGTTCTTCCATTGGAACTTTACTTGCAACAGCTGATGATCTTCTTTTTTGTGAGATGATGGTTGAAAGAATGGCAGAGTTTGCATGGGTAAAACCACCCTCTAAGTCGAAATAG